The proteins below come from a single Mauremys reevesii isolate NIE-2019 linkage group 6, ASM1616193v1, whole genome shotgun sequence genomic window:
- the SH3GL2 gene encoding endophilin-A1 isoform X3 encodes MERKVDVTSRAVMEIMTKTVEYLQPNPASRAKLNMINTMSKIRGQEKGPGYPQAEALLAEAMLKFGRELGDECNFGPALGDVGEAMRELSEVKDSLDIEVKQNFIDPLQNLHDKDLREIQHHLKKMEGRRLDFDYKKKRQGRLPDEELRQALEKFDESKEIAESSMYNLLEMDIEQVSQLSALVEAQLKYHRQATEILQQVTAKLEERIKEASTQPRREYQPKPRMSLDFSSSENTQYNGGISQTSTPKPTGIPMDQPCCRALYDFDPENEGELGFKEGDVITLTNQIDENWYEGMLHGQSGFFPINYVDILVPLPH; translated from the exons ATGGAGAGG aaagtcGATGTCACCAGCAGGGCTGTGATGGAAATAATGACCAAGACAGTAGAATATCTTCAGCCCAACCCAG CTTCCAGAGCTAAACTCAACATGATCAACACAATGTCAAAAATTCGAGGGCAGGAAAAAGGACCTGGCTACCCACAGGCTGAGGCCTTATTGGCAGAAGCTATGCTGAAGTTTGGAAGAGAACTCGGAGATGAATGCAACTTTG GCCCAGCCTTGGGTGATGTTGGGGAAGCTATGAGAGAACTTTCTGAAGTCAAAGATTCTTTGGACATTGAAGTGAAGCAGAACTTCATAGATCCCCTGCAGAATCTCCATGATAAAGATCTGAGAGAAATACAG CACCACCTGAAGAAAATGGAAGGTCGACGCCTGGACTTTGATTacaaaaagaaaagacaaggcaGGCTCCCTGATGAGGAGCTACGCCAAGCTCTGGAGAAATTTGATGAGTCCAAAGAAATAGCTGAGTCAAGCATGTATAACCTTCTGGAGATGGAT ATTGAACAAGTGAGTCAGCTTTCTGCTCTTGTAGAAGCCCAGCTGAAGTACCACAGACAGGCAACAGAGATCCTACAGCAAGTTACTGCCAAGTTGGAAGAGAG aataaaagaAGCATCAACTCAGCCCAGAAGAGAATATCAGCCCAAACCCCGCATGAGTCTGGATTTTTCCAGTAGTGAGAATACCCAGTACAATGGAGGGATATCTCAGACCAGCACCCCTAAACCAACAG GTATTCCAATGGATCAGCCATGCTGCCGAGCTCTGTATGACTTTGACCCCGAAAATGAAGGGGAGTTGGGCTTTAAAGAGGGTGATGTCATTACCCTCACTAACCAGATTGATGAGAACTGGTATGAAGGGATGCTTCATGGCCAGTCAGGCTTCTTCCCTATCAATTATGTGGATATTCTGGTACCTTTGCCCCATTAG
- the SH3GL2 gene encoding endophilin-A1 isoform X2: MSVAGLKKQFHKATQKVSEKVGGAEGTKLDDDFKEMERKVDVTSRAVMEIMTKTVEYLQPNPASRAKLNMINTMSKIRGQEKGPGYPQAEALLAEAMLKFGRELGDECNFGPALGDVGEAMRELSEVKDSLDIEVKQNFIDPLQNLHDKDLREIQHHLKKMEGRRLDFDYKKKRQGRLPDEELRQALEKFDESKEIAESSMYNLLEMDIEQVSQLSALVEAQLKYHRQATEILQQVTAKLEERIKEASTQPRREYQPKPRMSLDFSSSENTQYNGGISQTSTPKPTGIPMDQPCCRALYDFDPENEGELGFKEGDVITLTNQIDENWYEGMLHGQSGFFPINYVDILVPLPH, from the exons AAAGTGAGTGAGAAGGTCGGAGGTGCAGAAGGAACTAAGCTAGATGATGACTTCAAAGAAATGGAGAGG aaagtcGATGTCACCAGCAGGGCTGTGATGGAAATAATGACCAAGACAGTAGAATATCTTCAGCCCAACCCAG CTTCCAGAGCTAAACTCAACATGATCAACACAATGTCAAAAATTCGAGGGCAGGAAAAAGGACCTGGCTACCCACAGGCTGAGGCCTTATTGGCAGAAGCTATGCTGAAGTTTGGAAGAGAACTCGGAGATGAATGCAACTTTG GCCCAGCCTTGGGTGATGTTGGGGAAGCTATGAGAGAACTTTCTGAAGTCAAAGATTCTTTGGACATTGAAGTGAAGCAGAACTTCATAGATCCCCTGCAGAATCTCCATGATAAAGATCTGAGAGAAATACAG CACCACCTGAAGAAAATGGAAGGTCGACGCCTGGACTTTGATTacaaaaagaaaagacaaggcaGGCTCCCTGATGAGGAGCTACGCCAAGCTCTGGAGAAATTTGATGAGTCCAAAGAAATAGCTGAGTCAAGCATGTATAACCTTCTGGAGATGGAT ATTGAACAAGTGAGTCAGCTTTCTGCTCTTGTAGAAGCCCAGCTGAAGTACCACAGACAGGCAACAGAGATCCTACAGCAAGTTACTGCCAAGTTGGAAGAGAG aataaaagaAGCATCAACTCAGCCCAGAAGAGAATATCAGCCCAAACCCCGCATGAGTCTGGATTTTTCCAGTAGTGAGAATACCCAGTACAATGGAGGGATATCTCAGACCAGCACCCCTAAACCAACAG GTATTCCAATGGATCAGCCATGCTGCCGAGCTCTGTATGACTTTGACCCCGAAAATGAAGGGGAGTTGGGCTTTAAAGAGGGTGATGTCATTACCCTCACTAACCAGATTGATGAGAACTGGTATGAAGGGATGCTTCATGGCCAGTCAGGCTTCTTCCCTATCAATTATGTGGATATTCTGGTACCTTTGCCCCATTAG
- the SH3GL2 gene encoding endophilin-A1 isoform X1 translates to MDRDCQFHWPLNSQHLMEKVSEKVGGAEGTKLDDDFKEMERKVDVTSRAVMEIMTKTVEYLQPNPASRAKLNMINTMSKIRGQEKGPGYPQAEALLAEAMLKFGRELGDECNFGPALGDVGEAMRELSEVKDSLDIEVKQNFIDPLQNLHDKDLREIQHHLKKMEGRRLDFDYKKKRQGRLPDEELRQALEKFDESKEIAESSMYNLLEMDIEQVSQLSALVEAQLKYHRQATEILQQVTAKLEERIKEASTQPRREYQPKPRMSLDFSSSENTQYNGGISQTSTPKPTGIPMDQPCCRALYDFDPENEGELGFKEGDVITLTNQIDENWYEGMLHGQSGFFPINYVDILVPLPH, encoded by the exons AAAGTGAGTGAGAAGGTCGGAGGTGCAGAAGGAACTAAGCTAGATGATGACTTCAAAGAAATGGAGAGG aaagtcGATGTCACCAGCAGGGCTGTGATGGAAATAATGACCAAGACAGTAGAATATCTTCAGCCCAACCCAG CTTCCAGAGCTAAACTCAACATGATCAACACAATGTCAAAAATTCGAGGGCAGGAAAAAGGACCTGGCTACCCACAGGCTGAGGCCTTATTGGCAGAAGCTATGCTGAAGTTTGGAAGAGAACTCGGAGATGAATGCAACTTTG GCCCAGCCTTGGGTGATGTTGGGGAAGCTATGAGAGAACTTTCTGAAGTCAAAGATTCTTTGGACATTGAAGTGAAGCAGAACTTCATAGATCCCCTGCAGAATCTCCATGATAAAGATCTGAGAGAAATACAG CACCACCTGAAGAAAATGGAAGGTCGACGCCTGGACTTTGATTacaaaaagaaaagacaaggcaGGCTCCCTGATGAGGAGCTACGCCAAGCTCTGGAGAAATTTGATGAGTCCAAAGAAATAGCTGAGTCAAGCATGTATAACCTTCTGGAGATGGAT ATTGAACAAGTGAGTCAGCTTTCTGCTCTTGTAGAAGCCCAGCTGAAGTACCACAGACAGGCAACAGAGATCCTACAGCAAGTTACTGCCAAGTTGGAAGAGAG aataaaagaAGCATCAACTCAGCCCAGAAGAGAATATCAGCCCAAACCCCGCATGAGTCTGGATTTTTCCAGTAGTGAGAATACCCAGTACAATGGAGGGATATCTCAGACCAGCACCCCTAAACCAACAG GTATTCCAATGGATCAGCCATGCTGCCGAGCTCTGTATGACTTTGACCCCGAAAATGAAGGGGAGTTGGGCTTTAAAGAGGGTGATGTCATTACCCTCACTAACCAGATTGATGAGAACTGGTATGAAGGGATGCTTCATGGCCAGTCAGGCTTCTTCCCTATCAATTATGTGGATATTCTGGTACCTTTGCCCCATTAG